From a region of the Catalinimonas alkaloidigena genome:
- a CDS encoding S1C family serine protease: MIQFIQDLSRRSEEAAGGSSRSVSESEALDAYSRVVTTVAEDVSPAVVHIKVATDGKARRRSSEPSGGAGSGFLISPEGFIVTNSHVVAEARQMEIDLPDGRSYEGTLVGTDPATDIAVVRIFADHVPYVRFGASDRLRVGQLVVAIGNPYGFQYTVTAGVVSALGRTMRSYAGRMIDNVIQTDAALNPGNSGGPLVNASGEVVGVNTAVIRMAQGICFAVASNTAEYVAAKLITEGRVRRGYLGIAGQVFMLPLRVIHYNQLAQKSGIMIQQVLADSGAGNESLRPGDIVVGFGDQLVENIDDLHRLLDERTIGVPATLTILRKGRKMQVTVVPAEYDNRK; encoded by the coding sequence GTGGTAACGACTGTCGCCGAGGACGTGAGTCCGGCCGTGGTCCACATCAAGGTAGCGACTGACGGGAAGGCGCGTCGCCGCTCGTCAGAACCATCCGGTGGGGCAGGCTCTGGTTTCCTGATTTCACCGGAGGGGTTTATTGTGACAAACAGTCATGTGGTGGCAGAAGCACGGCAGATGGAGATCGACTTGCCCGATGGCCGTTCGTACGAAGGGACGCTGGTCGGCACCGATCCGGCCACTGACATCGCCGTGGTGCGCATCTTCGCCGATCACGTGCCTTACGTGCGATTTGGCGCGTCGGACCGCCTTCGGGTGGGGCAACTGGTGGTCGCCATTGGCAATCCCTATGGCTTTCAGTATACGGTAACGGCAGGCGTGGTGAGTGCCCTGGGCCGCACCATGCGTTCGTATGCTGGGCGGATGATCGATAACGTGATTCAAACCGATGCTGCGCTGAATCCCGGCAATTCCGGCGGGCCGCTGGTCAATGCGTCGGGCGAAGTAGTCGGCGTCAATACGGCCGTGATCCGGATGGCGCAAGGCATCTGTTTCGCGGTAGCTTCGAATACGGCTGAGTATGTAGCTGCCAAGCTGATCACCGAAGGACGCGTCCGTCGGGGGTACCTCGGCATTGCCGGTCAGGTCTTCATGCTGCCGTTGCGGGTGATCCACTACAATCAGTTAGCTCAGAAAAGTGGTATTATGATTCAGCAGGTTCTCGCCGATAGCGGTGCCGGAAACGAATCGTTACGCCCCGGCGACATTGTGGTTGGCTTCGGCGATCAGCTCGTAGAAAATATTGACGATTTGCATCGCCTCCTGGACGAGCGAACCATCGGCGTGCCTGCAACCCTGACTATTTTACGGAAGGGACGGAAAATGCAAGTGACGGTGGTCCCGGCAGAATACGATAACAGGAAGTAG
- a CDS encoding DUF1206 domain-containing protein, which yields MDTNKEQWIENYARFGVAAKGVVYCLVGILAAMAATGNGGQTTGKSGVFKTILAQPFGQILLGLVAFGLLGYVTWRFIQAIKDPNNKGNDAKGIATRLGYAFSGVVYLALAISAISLLFGQSGGSGGSGGSGDSRELLVSKLLEQPFGQWLVGLVAVGTVAKGIYQIYRALSGNYMKNVKSMNLEHKVREFIKHAGQVGYIARGVVLGIVGYFFFRAAVEANPNQAGGTSEAFSFLQNTSGPWLLAAVALGLTGYGIFMFVKAKYGRFAIA from the coding sequence ATGGATACTAATAAAGAACAATGGATAGAGAACTACGCCCGATTCGGGGTAGCCGCAAAAGGAGTGGTGTACTGCCTGGTCGGCATCTTGGCGGCCATGGCAGCTACCGGGAACGGCGGCCAAACCACCGGCAAAAGCGGTGTTTTTAAAACCATTCTGGCCCAACCCTTCGGGCAAATTCTGCTTGGACTGGTAGCGTTCGGCTTGCTGGGCTACGTGACATGGCGTTTCATCCAAGCCATCAAAGACCCGAATAACAAAGGAAACGACGCGAAAGGCATCGCTACCCGGCTGGGTTACGCGTTTAGCGGCGTGGTTTACCTGGCGCTGGCCATATCGGCCATTTCGCTGCTTTTCGGGCAATCGGGCGGCTCCGGAGGTTCCGGGGGTAGTGGCGACAGCCGCGAGTTGTTAGTCTCTAAACTGCTGGAACAACCTTTCGGTCAGTGGCTAGTCGGACTGGTAGCGGTCGGCACGGTTGCCAAAGGCATCTACCAGATTTACCGCGCCCTCTCGGGGAACTACATGAAGAACGTAAAGAGCATGAATCTGGAGCACAAAGTGCGCGAGTTTATCAAACACGCCGGGCAGGTCGGCTACATCGCCCGCGGTGTGGTGCTGGGCATTGTGGGGTATTTCTTCTTCCGCGCAGCCGTGGAAGCGAACCCCAACCAAGCGGGCGGCACCAGCGAAGCCTTTAGCTTCCTGCAGAATACTTCGGGTCCGTGGCTTCTGGCCGCAGTGGCCCTCGGTCTGACCGGTTATGGCATTTTTATGTTCGTTAAAGCCAAATACGGACGCTTTGCCATTGCCTGA
- a CDS encoding bifunctional GNAT family N-acetyltransferase/carbon-nitrogen hydrolase family protein, translating into MNSNGVEVPTAHKLRLRNLKLSDYQDIKEIMDAVYSNLGGSWTKKEFSAQLKRFPDGQICIEDNGKVAAAALSVIVDYSKFGDKHTYEEITGKGLLTTHDPEGDTLYGVDLFVHPDYQDMRLGRRLYDARKELCVNLNLEAIIVGGRLPGYKNYANTMKPSEYVEKVKNREIYDPVLTFQLSNEFNPRKIARNYMPADKDSRGFAVLLEWFNLQYEEEEEKLIGNKKTTARVGVVQWQMRPVANLDDLMRQVEYFVDTVGGYNADFVVFPEFFNAPLMALFDAASASEAVRILADYTEEIRERMVQLALAYNVNIISGSMPQYIDQKLHNVSYLCRRDGTHEMQYKLHITPDELGSWGLRGGEKLHVFETDVCKIGVLICYDVEFPELARILADQDMEILFVPYWTDTKNAYLRVRRCAQARAIENECYVVITGSIGNLPNVENMDIQYSQSAVFTPSDLAFPHDAIIAEATPNTEMVLFADLDLTLLKELSSTGSVRNRLDRRLDLYSVSWKKPAIVK; encoded by the coding sequence ATGAATTCGAATGGTGTTGAAGTTCCAACCGCACATAAATTAAGGCTCCGCAACCTGAAGCTCTCCGATTACCAGGACATCAAAGAGATTATGGATGCCGTTTACTCCAACCTGGGAGGTTCCTGGACAAAGAAAGAGTTTTCGGCCCAACTCAAGCGCTTTCCCGACGGGCAAATTTGCATCGAAGACAATGGCAAGGTCGCGGCCGCGGCGCTCAGCGTTATCGTGGATTACTCCAAGTTCGGCGACAAGCACACGTACGAAGAAATTACCGGCAAAGGGCTGTTGACCACACACGACCCCGAAGGAGACACACTCTACGGTGTCGACCTGTTTGTCCACCCCGACTACCAGGACATGCGCCTGGGCCGCCGCCTGTACGACGCCCGGAAAGAACTGTGTGTCAACCTCAACCTGGAAGCCATCATCGTGGGCGGCCGCCTGCCCGGCTACAAGAACTACGCAAACACAATGAAGCCTTCTGAGTATGTGGAGAAGGTCAAGAACCGGGAGATCTACGATCCGGTGCTTACGTTCCAGTTGAGCAACGAATTCAACCCGCGCAAAATCGCCCGCAATTACATGCCCGCCGACAAAGATTCGCGAGGCTTTGCCGTTTTGCTCGAATGGTTCAACCTCCAGTACGAAGAAGAGGAAGAAAAGCTGATCGGGAACAAGAAGACGACCGCCCGCGTCGGGGTCGTGCAATGGCAGATGCGTCCTGTAGCCAACCTCGACGACCTGATGCGGCAGGTAGAATATTTTGTGGATACCGTAGGCGGTTACAATGCCGACTTTGTGGTATTTCCGGAATTTTTCAATGCCCCACTCATGGCCCTGTTCGATGCCGCCAGCGCTTCGGAAGCGGTGCGTATCCTGGCCGATTATACCGAAGAAATTCGCGAACGGATGGTGCAGTTGGCATTGGCCTACAACGTGAACATCATTTCCGGCTCTATGCCGCAGTACATCGACCAGAAGCTGCACAATGTATCGTACCTCTGCCGTCGTGATGGCACCCACGAAATGCAGTATAAGCTGCACATTACGCCCGACGAGCTGGGCTCCTGGGGATTGCGCGGTGGCGAAAAGCTGCACGTATTTGAAACAGACGTTTGTAAAATCGGGGTTCTGATCTGTTACGACGTGGAATTTCCGGAGCTGGCGCGCATTCTGGCCGATCAGGACATGGAAATTCTGTTCGTGCCCTATTGGACCGATACCAAGAATGCTTACCTCCGCGTGCGACGCTGTGCACAGGCCCGCGCCATCGAAAACGAGTGTTACGTGGTGATTACCGGCAGCATCGGCAACCTTCCGAACGTGGAAAACATGGATATCCAGTATTCGCAATCGGCGGTGTTTACGCCTTCCGACCTGGCATTTCCGCACGATGCCATTATTGCAGAAGCTACGCCCAACACCGAAATGGTGCTGTTTGCTGACCTGGACCTGACGCTTCTGAAAGAACTAAGCTCGACCGGTAGCGTACGTAATCGCTTGGATCGCCGCCTCGATCTGTACTCCGTAAGCTGGAAAAAGCCCGCCATTGTGAAGTAA
- a CDS encoding DUF5606 domain-containing protein, which translates to MDLKEIATVSGKGGLFRIVKPTRSGVILEPVDGKGGRFAAGPSTRVSLLKEISMYTTDEEGSVPLERVMEQLYQSYDGSTAPLSSKDASEDELRAFMEQALPNYDQDRVYVSDMRKLLVWYNLLAEHRADLFQEEPAAEDEPTPSEVASSGDAEEQE; encoded by the coding sequence ATGGATTTAAAAGAGATTGCAACCGTATCGGGCAAGGGCGGGCTGTTTCGCATCGTCAAACCGACCCGCTCAGGAGTCATTCTGGAGCCGGTCGACGGCAAGGGAGGTCGGTTTGCAGCCGGTCCTTCTACGCGCGTATCGCTTCTGAAAGAGATTTCGATGTACACAACCGACGAGGAAGGCTCCGTTCCGCTGGAGCGGGTGATGGAACAACTGTACCAATCGTACGACGGAAGCACCGCCCCCCTCTCTTCTAAAGATGCCTCCGAAGACGAGTTGCGTGCCTTTATGGAACAGGCGCTGCCCAATTACGATCAAGATCGGGTCTACGTCTCGGATATGCGCAAGCTGCTGGTCTGGTACAACCTGTTGGCCGAGCACCGCGCCGACTTGTTTCAGGAAGAACCGGCCGCCGAAGACGAGCCGACGCCCAGCGAAGTGGCGTCGTCCGGCGACGCAGAAGAACAAGAATAA
- the yihA gene encoding ribosome biogenesis GTP-binding protein YihA/YsxC codes for MQVRDAQFLVSNTDYQACPPPDKPEYAFIGRSNVGKSSLINMLTSRRKLAKTSSTPGKTQLINHFLIDGSWYLVDLPGYGWAKVGKRIRGGWQQMTADYLKFRPNLLCVFMLIDIRHKPVKNDLDFMAWLAQEQIPFALTFTKADKLSASQGALHVADYEKELQKTWAELPLRFVTSAEHSTGRDDLLSFIYQVNQDFDPSLSTYSRLSK; via the coding sequence ATGCAGGTACGTGACGCGCAGTTTCTAGTAAGCAATACCGATTATCAAGCTTGTCCTCCTCCCGACAAGCCCGAGTATGCTTTTATCGGGCGCTCGAACGTGGGCAAGTCTTCGCTGATCAACATGCTGACCAGTCGCCGCAAGCTGGCCAAAACCTCATCGACGCCGGGTAAAACCCAGCTAATCAACCACTTTCTGATCGACGGGAGCTGGTATCTGGTGGATTTGCCGGGCTACGGCTGGGCCAAGGTAGGCAAGCGCATCCGGGGGGGCTGGCAGCAGATGACGGCCGATTACCTGAAGTTCCGCCCCAACCTGCTGTGTGTATTTATGCTGATCGACATTCGGCACAAGCCCGTCAAAAACGATCTGGATTTTATGGCGTGGCTGGCGCAGGAGCAGATCCCGTTTGCCCTGACCTTTACCAAGGCCGATAAGCTTTCGGCCTCGCAGGGCGCGCTACACGTAGCCGACTACGAAAAAGAGTTGCAAAAAACCTGGGCCGAACTCCCCCTGCGTTTTGTGACCTCGGCAGAGCACTCCACCGGTCGCGACGACCTGTTATCGTTTATTTATCAAGTCAATCAGGATTTCGATCCTTCGCTTTCAACCTATTCACGTCTTTCTAAGTAA
- a CDS encoding tetratricopeptide repeat protein — protein MCYWNRILGAALVGIALVGEGTAQSRGQLRRLEATGEEALADQHYAQALATYTHLHHARPERSRYLIQMAVCHAQLGRKKQALELLEEATQRTDTEADLWYYLGRAYHLNHRFDEARKSYELYKHAIDERDVERRREIDDYIRQCTNGLQLASSPAAVEVRNLGHDINSPYAEYVPLVSNDGQELIFTSRRPNSTGGAQDPVTGTFYEDIYVSHLREGRWTPPHSLSPEVNTPFHDAAVGRSADGQKLFLYRSEGRGFVGHAEDLYVSYRNGTNWSTPVPLSARINSAFYEPSATVSPDEQWLFFSSDRPDGLGGTDLYMARRLPDGQWALPRNLGPRINTPYDEESPFMHVDGRTLYFSSKGHTSVGGFDIFRTEYDPVHDEWSEPVNLGFPINTADDDLYFISNLAGTRFYFSASRDDSFGEYDIYEAQPLSIEPVVVKGLIQVKETKKPADAIVTAYNPQTGDVLGISHTQNGAFLFILPPGTLCEISVRAEGYHDVRRALRLEPQVDYTLPENQIHVQLQRAEPTSVILPTSLPTRKE, from the coding sequence ATGTGTTACTGGAACAGAATTTTGGGAGCGGCACTGGTGGGTATTGCCCTGGTAGGAGAGGGCACTGCACAGTCGCGGGGGCAGTTGCGGCGGCTGGAAGCCACTGGCGAAGAAGCCCTGGCCGACCAGCACTATGCGCAGGCGTTGGCGACCTACACGCACCTGCACCATGCGCGTCCGGAACGCAGCCGTTACCTGATTCAGATGGCCGTGTGCCACGCTCAACTGGGGCGCAAAAAGCAGGCGCTCGAACTGCTGGAAGAGGCCACCCAACGTACGGACACGGAAGCTGATCTGTGGTATTACCTGGGGCGGGCGTATCACTTGAACCACCGGTTTGACGAGGCACGTAAGTCTTACGAATTATACAAGCACGCGATTGACGAACGCGATGTAGAGCGCCGCCGGGAAATCGACGACTACATCCGCCAGTGTACCAACGGCCTGCAGCTGGCCTCTTCGCCGGCCGCGGTGGAAGTACGCAATTTGGGGCACGACATCAACAGCCCTTATGCGGAATATGTCCCCTTGGTGTCGAACGACGGACAGGAACTGATCTTTACATCGCGACGGCCCAACTCCACCGGAGGTGCTCAGGACCCGGTCACAGGTACTTTCTACGAAGATATTTACGTATCGCACCTTCGGGAGGGTCGCTGGACGCCCCCCCACAGCCTTTCGCCCGAAGTCAATACGCCCTTTCACGACGCCGCGGTGGGTCGTTCTGCCGACGGGCAGAAGTTGTTTCTGTATCGCTCAGAGGGGCGAGGTTTTGTGGGCCATGCGGAAGATCTGTACGTCAGCTACCGAAACGGGACCAACTGGAGCACCCCCGTACCGCTGAGTGCGCGCATCAATTCAGCATTCTACGAACCCAGCGCCACCGTTTCGCCTGACGAGCAGTGGCTGTTCTTTTCCAGCGACCGCCCCGACGGACTCGGGGGGACGGACCTGTACATGGCGCGTCGCTTGCCCGACGGCCAGTGGGCGCTACCCCGCAACCTGGGACCACGCATCAACACACCCTACGACGAAGAATCGCCTTTTATGCACGTGGACGGGCGCACGCTCTACTTCAGTTCCAAGGGACATACGTCGGTGGGCGGCTTCGACATCTTCCGCACGGAATACGATCCGGTGCACGACGAATGGTCGGAGCCGGTCAATCTGGGTTTCCCGATCAACACGGCCGACGACGACCTGTATTTCATCAGTAATCTGGCAGGTACTCGTTTTTACTTCTCGGCTTCGCGCGACGACAGCTTCGGCGAATACGACATCTACGAAGCACAACCGCTGAGCATCGAGCCGGTAGTGGTCAAAGGGCTGATTCAGGTGAAGGAAACCAAGAAACCGGCGGACGCCATCGTTACCGCCTATAACCCGCAGACGGGGGATGTGTTGGGCATCAGCCATACGCAAAACGGCGCGTTTTTGTTCATTCTGCCGCCGGGTACCCTCTGCGAAATCAGCGTACGTGCGGAAGGATATCACGACGTGCGGCGAGCACTGCGTTTAGAGCCTCAAGTCGACTATACATTGCCTGAAAATCAGATTCATGTGCAGTTACAGCGGGCCGAACCCACTTCGGTCATTCTGCCGACCTCTTTGCCAACGAGGAAAGAATGA
- a CDS encoding OmpA family protein — MLTTLTTTVWAQDADLVAIADEQYNFGDKRDAGETYRQALGINPDNVRANYMAGICYLETIHKEKALTYLLKAYELAPEISPDILYLIARAYHYGEQFDEAIGYYQRYLSDVEAKKGQQYSKSKAQELTKQTERNIYECNVGKELMASPVPMDITSISEAVNTVELEYAPAITSDESFMIFTSRRAGGMSPDKANDNLFYEDIYITHRQNGKWNAPKLLEGVNTETHDASINISPDGSMLMLYQDDNGGDIFVSYKEKKEDEWSKPRPISDNVNSEFRESAASISADGKRLFFTSDRPGGYGGADIYMSEAYGKNKWGQPVNLGPAINSEYDDDSPVLSYDGTTLYFSSKGHRGMGGFDVFKSEWNDSSGTWMNAENLGYPINTPDDDDHYTVSADGMRAYYASVKDNIGVGDMDIFMITAKDPEEVDSVEAKKPQVAEKAPEKPAVAPQPQPELQPVVCQIVVTDATGAPLDAQIILQPATETGFESIKTGTFRKDFMLKESKAMQVTVRKEGYMFQTIDLTVPAAQAGKAQQITKGVRLQPVTAGVRRILRNIYFEFDKVHLRPESHDELAKLEQIMRENPTITVEIAGHTDKIGTWDYNKELSLRRAQSVRAWLIGRGIDGSRIKAVGYGETRPLASNDDEEEGRELNRRTEFVVLTR; from the coding sequence GTGCTGACCACGCTTACTACAACAGTATGGGCGCAGGATGCTGATCTGGTAGCCATTGCTGACGAACAGTACAACTTCGGTGACAAGCGGGATGCCGGCGAAACGTACCGCCAGGCGCTGGGGATTAACCCCGACAACGTTCGTGCAAACTACATGGCAGGCATTTGCTACCTGGAAACCATCCACAAAGAGAAAGCCCTGACGTACTTGTTGAAAGCGTATGAACTGGCTCCTGAAATCTCTCCGGACATTCTGTACCTGATTGCGCGTGCCTACCACTACGGCGAACAGTTCGACGAAGCCATTGGCTATTACCAGCGCTATCTCTCCGACGTTGAAGCTAAAAAAGGGCAGCAGTATTCGAAATCGAAGGCCCAGGAGCTGACCAAGCAGACCGAACGCAACATTTACGAGTGTAACGTGGGCAAGGAGTTGATGGCCAGTCCGGTGCCGATGGACATCACCAGCATTAGCGAAGCGGTCAATACAGTAGAACTGGAATATGCTCCTGCCATTACGTCTGACGAATCATTCATGATTTTCACGTCGCGCCGGGCCGGCGGGATGAGCCCTGACAAAGCCAACGATAACCTCTTTTACGAAGATATTTACATCACACACCGGCAGAACGGTAAGTGGAACGCCCCCAAATTGCTGGAAGGGGTCAATACGGAAACCCACGATGCCAGCATCAACATTTCGCCGGACGGAAGCATGCTGATGCTGTACCAGGACGACAACGGGGGCGACATCTTTGTGAGTTACAAAGAAAAGAAAGAGGACGAGTGGTCGAAGCCACGGCCCATCAGCGACAACGTGAACTCGGAATTCCGGGAGAGTGCAGCTTCTATCTCGGCCGATGGCAAGCGTCTGTTTTTCACCAGCGACCGCCCGGGGGGCTATGGTGGAGCCGACATTTACATGAGCGAGGCGTACGGTAAAAACAAATGGGGGCAACCCGTCAACCTGGGGCCGGCCATCAACTCGGAATACGACGACGACAGTCCTGTATTGAGTTACGACGGCACTACGCTCTACTTCTCCTCCAAAGGACACCGGGGCATGGGCGGTTTCGACGTGTTTAAGTCGGAGTGGAACGACTCAAGCGGGACCTGGATGAACGCTGAAAACCTGGGCTATCCGATCAACACGCCCGACGACGACGATCATTATACTGTATCAGCCGATGGCATGCGCGCCTACTATGCTTCGGTGAAAGACAACATCGGGGTCGGCGATATGGACATCTTTATGATCACAGCAAAAGATCCGGAAGAGGTTGATTCGGTCGAAGCCAAAAAACCGCAGGTCGCCGAGAAAGCACCCGAAAAACCAGCCGTTGCCCCGCAGCCCCAGCCTGAATTGCAGCCGGTGGTGTGCCAGATCGTTGTGACCGATGCTACTGGCGCTCCGCTCGATGCCCAGATCATCCTGCAACCTGCCACCGAAACGGGCTTTGAAAGCATCAAGACTGGTACGTTCCGTAAAGACTTTATGCTGAAGGAATCAAAGGCGATGCAGGTAACCGTCCGGAAGGAAGGCTACATGTTTCAGACCATCGATCTGACCGTACCGGCCGCACAAGCCGGCAAGGCCCAGCAGATCACGAAAGGCGTACGCCTCCAGCCCGTGACGGCCGGGGTGCGGCGCATCCTGCGCAACATTTACTTCGAGTTCGACAAGGTGCACCTGCGTCCTGAATCGCACGACGAGCTGGCAAAACTGGAGCAGATCATGCGCGAAAATCCGACCATCACGGTCGAGATCGCCGGGCACACCGACAAAATTGGGACGTGGGATTACAACAAAGAGCTTTCGCTGCGCCGGGCTCAGTCAGTACGCGCGTGGCTGATCGGCCGGGGCATCGACGGGAGCCGCATCAAAGCCGTAGGCTATGGTGAAACGCGTCCGCTGGCCTCGAACGACGACGAAGAAGAAGGCCGCGAGCTAAACCGCCGTACCGAGTTTGTGGTCCTGACGCGCTAA
- the ubiE gene encoding bifunctional demethylmenaquinone methyltransferase/2-methoxy-6-polyprenyl-1,4-benzoquinol methylase UbiE: MAVVPYKERTSSKKQQVADMFDSISHRYDFLNHFLSFGIDILWRKRAIGFLQKYRPQLMLDVATGTGDFALEAYHRLKPQKIIGVDISEGMLSLGRDKMKARGLADRIEMQLGDSEKLLFDDNYFDAVTVAFGVRNFENLELGLQELYRVLKPGGVVVILEFSKPHTSPVREGYELYSEVVVPRIGQLISRDPAAYTYLPESVRAFPEGFDFLRILDSVGFRSTVWKPLTFGIASVYKAQKRG, from the coding sequence ATGGCGGTAGTCCCTTACAAAGAGCGTACAAGCAGCAAAAAACAGCAGGTGGCGGACATGTTCGACAGCATTTCGCACCGCTACGATTTCCTGAACCATTTCCTGAGCTTCGGCATCGACATCTTGTGGCGGAAACGCGCCATCGGATTCCTGCAGAAATACCGTCCGCAACTGATGCTGGACGTAGCGACCGGTACCGGCGATTTTGCGCTGGAAGCCTACCATCGTCTGAAGCCACAAAAAATCATCGGAGTCGATATTTCGGAAGGCATGTTGAGCCTGGGGCGCGACAAGATGAAGGCCCGCGGGCTGGCCGACCGGATCGAGATGCAGTTGGGTGATTCGGAAAAACTCTTGTTTGACGACAATTATTTCGACGCCGTCACCGTTGCATTTGGGGTGAGGAATTTTGAGAACCTGGAGCTGGGACTTCAGGAACTGTACCGGGTGCTGAAACCCGGAGGCGTGGTGGTCATCCTGGAATTTTCCAAACCGCACACTTCACCCGTTCGGGAAGGGTATGAATTGTATTCGGAAGTCGTCGTGCCGCGGATCGGGCAACTGATTTCGCGCGATCCGGCCGCGTACACCTACTTGCCTGAGTCGGTGAGGGCCTTCCCCGAAGGTTTCGATTTTCTTCGCATTCTTGACTCTGTTGGCTTCAGATCTACTGTATGGAAACCACTCACATTTGGCATTGCTTCCGTCTACAAGGCACAAAAACG